A single genomic interval of Noviherbaspirillum cavernae harbors:
- the uvrB gene encoding excinuclease ABC subunit UvrB, with the protein MADLSHVPGTIDEDKIVTFPNSPYRLYQPFPPAGDQPVAIDKLVEGIEDGLSFQTLLGVTGSGKTYTMANTIARLGRPAIVFAPNKTLAAQLYSEFREFFPQNAVEYFVSYYDYYQPEAYVPQRDLFIEKDSSINEHIEQMRLSCTKSLMERRDVVIVATVSAIYGIGNPNEYHQMILTLRAKDKVSQRDVIARLIQMQYTRNEVDFGRGTFRVRGDTIDVFPAEHAELAVRIETFDDEIESLQLFDPLTGRVRQKIPRFTVYPGSHYVTPRSTVLRAIETIKDELRERLEWFRKESKLVEEQRLEQRTRFDLEMMQEIGFTKGIENYSRHLSGAKPGEPPPTLVDYLPQDAVMFLDESHVLLGQLNGMYNGDRARKTNLVDYGFRLPSALDNRPLRFEEFEGKMRQTVFVSATPADYEQKNAGQVVEQVVRPTGLVDPAIIVRPASTQVDDLMSEITARVKKNERVLVTTLTKRMAEQLTEFLSENGIKVRYLHSDIDTVERVEIIRDLRLGTFDVLVGINLLREGLDIPEVSLVAILDADKEGFLRSERSLIQTIGRAARNLNGTAILYGDKVTDSMRRAIDETDRRRAKQVAFNTANNITPQGVRKEIRELIDGVYNPHEARQEQLAAQDHADYEAMSEKQVSKEIKRLEKLMIEHAKNLEFEKAAQVRDQLHLLKEQLFGAPGADNVVSIIGK; encoded by the coding sequence ATGGCAGATTTATCCCATGTTCCCGGCACGATCGACGAAGACAAAATCGTCACCTTTCCGAATTCTCCATACCGCTTGTACCAACCATTTCCACCCGCCGGCGACCAGCCCGTCGCGATCGATAAATTGGTGGAAGGCATCGAGGACGGTCTCTCTTTTCAAACGCTTCTGGGAGTCACCGGCTCGGGCAAGACGTACACGATGGCCAATACCATCGCGCGCCTGGGACGGCCGGCAATCGTTTTCGCGCCGAACAAGACGCTTGCGGCACAGTTGTATAGCGAGTTTCGCGAATTCTTTCCGCAAAACGCGGTGGAATATTTCGTTAGCTACTACGACTACTATCAGCCCGAAGCCTATGTCCCGCAGCGGGATTTGTTCATTGAGAAAGATTCGTCCATCAACGAGCATATCGAGCAGATGCGTCTGTCATGCACGAAGTCGCTGATGGAGCGGCGCGACGTCGTGATCGTGGCGACTGTGTCGGCGATCTACGGTATCGGCAATCCGAACGAATACCATCAGATGATCCTTACCTTGCGCGCCAAGGACAAGGTGAGCCAGCGTGACGTCATCGCGCGCTTGATCCAGATGCAGTACACGCGTAATGAAGTCGATTTCGGACGCGGCACCTTTCGAGTGCGCGGCGATACGATTGACGTTTTTCCGGCGGAGCATGCCGAGCTGGCAGTGCGGATTGAAACCTTCGACGACGAAATCGAAAGTCTGCAATTGTTCGATCCATTGACAGGACGCGTGCGGCAGAAAATTCCGCGCTTCACCGTCTATCCCGGGTCGCATTACGTTACGCCGCGCTCGACCGTGTTGCGCGCGATTGAGACCATCAAGGACGAATTGCGAGAGCGCCTCGAATGGTTTCGAAAGGAAAGCAAGCTGGTCGAAGAGCAGCGGCTGGAGCAGCGCACACGCTTCGATCTGGAGATGATGCAGGAAATCGGATTCACCAAGGGCATCGAGAATTATTCCCGTCATTTGAGCGGCGCCAAGCCGGGTGAACCGCCGCCAACCCTGGTCGACTATCTGCCGCAGGATGCCGTGATGTTCTTGGACGAATCGCACGTGTTGCTCGGCCAGTTGAACGGTATGTACAACGGTGACCGCGCGCGCAAGACGAATCTGGTGGATTACGGTTTTCGCCTGCCGTCGGCATTGGACAACCGGCCGCTGCGCTTCGAGGAATTCGAAGGCAAGATGCGACAGACGGTGTTTGTCTCCGCAACGCCGGCGGATTATGAGCAGAAAAATGCAGGGCAGGTCGTGGAGCAGGTGGTTCGTCCGACCGGTCTGGTGGATCCGGCAATCATTGTGCGTCCGGCCAGTACGCAGGTAGATGATTTGATGTCGGAGATTACCGCGCGCGTGAAGAAGAATGAGCGCGTACTGGTGACTACGCTGACCAAGCGCATGGCGGAGCAATTGACGGAGTTCTTGAGCGAAAACGGCATCAAGGTACGTTATCTGCACAGCGATATCGATACGGTGGAGCGGGTCGAGATCATTCGCGATCTGCGCCTCGGCACGTTTGATGTACTGGTTGGCATCAATCTGCTGCGGGAAGGTCTGGACATACCCGAGGTATCGCTGGTCGCCATTCTGGATGCGGACAAGGAAGGCTTCCTGCGTTCCGAACGCAGCCTGATTCAGACGATCGGGCGGGCCGCGCGCAACCTCAACGGCACGGCGATCCTGTATGGCGACAAGGTGACCGATTCGATGCGTCGCGCAATCGATGAAACCGACCGCCGTCGCGCCAAACAGGTTGCCTTCAACACGGCCAACAACATCACGCCGCAAGGCGTCCGGAAGGAAATCCGGGAGTTGATCGATGGCGTCTACAATCCGCACGAGGCAAGGCAGGAGCAGCTTGCCGCGCAGGACCATGCGGATTACGAGGCGATGAGCGAGAAGCAGGTGAGCAAGGAAATCAAGCGCCTCGAAAAACTCATGATCGAGCATGCGAAGAATCTGGAATTCGAAAAGGCGGCGCAGGTGCGCGACCAGTTGCATCTGTTGAAGGAGCAACTGTTTGGCGCGCCGGGCGCGGACAACGTGGTGTCGATCATCGGGAAGTAG